The following proteins come from a genomic window of Lycium ferocissimum isolate CSIRO_LF1 chromosome 4, AGI_CSIRO_Lferr_CH_V1, whole genome shotgun sequence:
- the LOC132053177 gene encoding serine acetyltransferase 1, chloroplastic-like, whose product MSTNFLGSPLLHKNAIITTPCNNSPLMKLSTFTIKACLHSSRTKTPNPNKPQINDHVYNYTKYCQPNFSDPISQIPISQKEPKITKNGEKGGVLDLWLKMQNEARLDVEQEPILGSYYKNSILTQDCIESALAYHLSMKLSNSSLPSESLYDLFIGVLTQDQELIFNVVADLKAVKERDPACISYVHCFLNFKGFLACQAHRIAHRLWSKNRKILSLVIQNRVCEVFAVDIHPGAKIGGGILLDHATGVVIGETAVIGENVSILHNVTLGGTGKVCGDRHPKIGDGVLIGAGTCVLGNVRIEDGAKIGAGSVVLMEVPARTTAVGNPARLIGGKENPMKLDKIPSLTMDHTSHMSEWSDYVI is encoded by the coding sequence ATGTCCACTAATTTCCTTGGATCACCACTCCTTCACAAAAATGCAATAATAACCACTCCTTGCAATAATAGCCCTCTAATGAAACTCTCCACTTTCACCATTAAAGCTTGTTTACACTCTTCAAGAACCAAAACTCCTAATCCAAACAAACCCCAAATCAATGATCATGTCTACAACTACACCAAATACTGCCAACCCAATTTCTCTGACCCTATTTCTCAAATACCCATTTCACAAAAAGAGCCAAAAATCaccaaaaatggtgaaaaagGAGGTGTTCTTGATTTGTGGCTAAAAATGCAAAATGAGGCTAGATTAGACGTTGAGCAAGAACCCATTTTGGGAAGTTACTataaaaattcaatcttgacACAAGATTGTATAGAAAGTGCTTTGGCTTACCATCTCTCAATGAAATTGAGTAATTCAAGTTTACCTAGTGAGAGTCTATATGATCTTTTCATAGGGGTGCTCACACAGGATCAAGAATTGATTTTTAATGTTGTAGCTGATTTAAAAGCTGTTAAAGAAAGGGATCCAGCTTGTATTAGTTATGTACactgtttcttgaattttaaagggtttttagCATGTCAAGCACATAGAATAGCACATAGGTTATGGTCTAAAAATAGAAAGATTCTATCTTTAGTCATACAAAATAGAGTATGTGAAGTTTTTGCAGTGGatattcatcctggtgctaaaATTGGTGGTGGGATTTTACTTGATCATGCTACTGGTGTTGTTATTGGTGAGACTGCTGTTATTGGTGAAAATGTGTCAATTTTGCATAATGTGACATTAGGTGGTACTGGTAAAGTGTGTGGTGATAGGCATCCAAAGATTGGTGATGGTGTTTTAATTGGTGCTGGGACCTGTGTTCTTGGAAATGTGAGAATTGAAGATGGTGCTAAGATTGGTGCTGGTTCTGTTGTGTTAATGGAAGTGCCTGCAAGAACTACTGCTGTTGGAAATCCAGCTAGGTTGATTGGTGGGAAAGAAAATCCAATGAAACTTGATAAGATTCCTAGTTTGACTATGGATCATACTTCACATATGTCTGAGTGGTCTGATTATGTAATCTAG
- the LOC132053175 gene encoding small ribosomal subunit protein uS10c: MAISSSSLSATLFPVCNSSSISVQPKFSILSLPSNSTKLLIFNQSRVSTTKILASPEVLDAQNVSTDVEDIPVVSTLSVGGDTDKAAPKQKIRIKLRSYWVPLIEDSCKQIMDAAKTTNAKTVGPVPLPTKKRIYCVLKSPHVHKDARFHFEIRTHQRLIDILYPTAQTIDKLMLLDLPAGVDVEVKL; the protein is encoded by the exons ATGGcaatttcatcatcttcactatcAGCGACTCTTTTTCCAGTATGTAATTCATCTTCCATTTCAGTACAACCCAAGTTTTCTATTCTTTCTTTACCTTCAAATTCAACAAAGTTACTTATTTTCAACCAATCTAGAGTTTCAACAACTAAGATTCTTGCTTCTCCTGAAGTATTAGATGCCCAAAATGTATCTACTGATGTTGAG GATATTCCAGTTGTTTCGACTCTGAGTGTTGGTGGTGACACTGATAAG GCAGCACCAAAGCAGAAGATTAGGATCAAATTGAGGTCATACTGGGTACCCCTAATAGAAGACTCTTGTAAGCAAATTATGGACGCTGCAAAGACGACAAACGCAAAGACCGTGGGTCCCGTACCACTGCCCACCAAGAAGAGGATTTACTGTGTCCTCAAATCTCCACACGTTCACAAAGATGCCAGGTTCCATTTTGAAATAAGAACTCATCAGCGCCTTATTGACATTCTTTACCCGACTGCTCAAACTATTGACAAGTTAATGCTGCTCGACCTTCCTGCTGGTGTTGACGTTGAGGTCAAGCTGTGA